The following proteins are co-located in the Rhodococcus opacus B4 genome:
- a CDS encoding class I adenylate-forming enzyme family protein, translated as MYRTILSTLDDAVEREPDTPALVFEGRTYTNEQLKTAALVRLGAIQAAGLLPSTPVLVMLDNTDEAVITWLALALGGYTEVPVNTAYIGETLAHLCRDSGAPTIITEGRFVERLSSTLLGDVTSILLVPTGTEAASGLGEESVLRDDPSSLGSIVVRDELDETAVMYTSGTTGPSKGAVITERHAYTYASSVAETIDLKRGDVYYAPLPLFHIAGRWAVVYAALQRGACTVLVRRFSITSFWQDVRHHQVTATFLLGAMAQFVLSAPPRPDDDDNPLERVLMVPLIEGVDDFRARFGVQVATCFGSTEANVPLASGWDAGIDDGVGRPRAGFRLRLVTAEGEDAIQGERGELLVSTDEDGICLARYHHNPDATSRAVIDGWLHTGDIFVLDEQARYHFVDRLKDALRKRGENISTFEVEREVRSHPGVAECAVVGVASEHTEEDVVAFVQLRSESGPVTPQEIREHVLARAPKFLAPDHVILVSDFPTTPTGKIQKFELRETAHRMMAAPTAAAD; from the coding sequence GTGTATCGGACAATTCTCAGCACTCTCGATGACGCCGTGGAGCGCGAGCCCGACACTCCAGCACTGGTCTTCGAGGGCCGCACGTACACGAACGAGCAATTGAAGACCGCCGCACTCGTGCGACTCGGCGCGATCCAGGCTGCGGGGCTGCTCCCGTCCACTCCGGTCCTGGTGATGCTCGACAACACCGACGAGGCGGTCATCACCTGGCTCGCGCTCGCACTGGGCGGGTACACGGAGGTCCCGGTCAACACCGCGTACATCGGGGAGACTCTTGCGCATCTGTGCCGGGACTCCGGTGCGCCCACGATCATCACGGAAGGCCGCTTCGTCGAACGCCTTTCGTCGACTCTGCTCGGCGATGTGACATCGATCCTGCTGGTGCCGACCGGAACCGAGGCGGCCTCCGGACTCGGGGAGGAATCAGTCCTCCGGGATGATCCCTCCTCGCTGGGCAGCATCGTGGTTCGGGACGAGCTGGACGAGACCGCGGTCATGTACACCTCCGGCACCACCGGACCGTCGAAGGGCGCGGTGATCACGGAGCGTCACGCCTACACGTATGCGAGTTCCGTCGCGGAGACGATCGATCTGAAGCGCGGCGATGTGTACTACGCACCGCTGCCACTGTTCCACATCGCGGGCCGGTGGGCCGTGGTCTACGCGGCTCTCCAGCGCGGTGCGTGCACCGTGTTGGTTCGGCGCTTCAGCATCACATCGTTCTGGCAGGACGTGCGCCACCATCAGGTCACTGCGACGTTCTTGCTCGGAGCCATGGCCCAGTTCGTCCTCAGCGCACCGCCGCGCCCCGACGATGACGACAACCCGTTGGAACGGGTGCTGATGGTGCCGCTGATCGAGGGCGTCGACGATTTTCGCGCTCGGTTCGGTGTTCAGGTGGCGACGTGTTTCGGGTCGACTGAAGCCAACGTGCCGCTGGCGTCGGGATGGGACGCGGGCATCGACGACGGGGTCGGCCGGCCACGGGCAGGCTTCCGACTCAGGCTCGTGACCGCGGAGGGTGAGGACGCTATCCAAGGGGAGCGAGGTGAACTCCTGGTGTCGACCGATGAGGACGGGATCTGCCTCGCGAGGTATCACCACAATCCGGACGCGACGAGCCGGGCGGTGATCGACGGCTGGCTGCACACCGGCGACATCTTCGTTCTTGATGAGCAGGCCCGATATCACTTCGTCGACCGGCTCAAGGACGCGCTGCGCAAGCGCGGAGAGAACATCTCGACGTTCGAGGTCGAACGAGAAGTGCGATCACATCCGGGGGTCGCGGAGTGCGCGGTCGTCGGCGTGGCATCGGAGCACACCGAAGAAGACGTAGTGGCGTTCGTCCAGTTGCGCTCGGAGTCCGGCCCGGTCACGCCGCAGGAGATCCGGGAGCACGTGCTGGCACGAGCGCCGAAGTTCCTCGCACCGGACCACGTGATCCTCGTGTCGGACTTTCCGACAACTCCTACCGGCAAGATTCAGAAGTTCGAGCTCCGGGAGACCGCGCACCGCATGATGGCCGCCCCGACGGCGGCGGCGGACTGA
- a CDS encoding amidohydrolase family protein, with product MDLAGTDSEGYTRVYGQGFTGGRSLDHLVGELEQHDVAGVMQAEWEEDDPAKVNTRVAEAIATHPDHLVAGIATTDPRLPNALEILKHAHDEQGLRGWNFQPGFLKVAANDPSVAPLLDYCQENGHPVTIHSGINFSETGPIKFGHPGALCEVACAYPDLTIVASHGGWPWVTEMLAVMWKHSNVYADFGAIAPKRMVGPRGGWEPIAHWMNTMVADQVLMATDWPMIRHERLLAELDYLELSDESRAKFTFLNAARLLDKHWGIKLTNNDQVGEL from the coding sequence GTGGACCTCGCCGGAACCGACAGTGAGGGCTACACGCGGGTATACGGCCAAGGGTTCACCGGCGGTCGTTCGCTCGATCACCTCGTCGGCGAGCTCGAACAACACGACGTCGCCGGCGTGATGCAGGCCGAGTGGGAAGAGGACGATCCGGCAAAGGTCAACACGCGGGTGGCCGAGGCGATCGCCACACACCCGGACCACCTGGTGGCCGGCATCGCGACGACGGATCCACGACTGCCGAACGCGCTCGAGATCCTCAAGCACGCCCACGACGAGCAGGGACTGCGCGGATGGAACTTCCAGCCTGGATTCCTGAAGGTCGCGGCGAACGATCCGAGTGTCGCCCCGTTGCTCGACTACTGCCAGGAGAACGGCCATCCGGTCACGATCCACTCGGGCATCAACTTCAGCGAGACCGGCCCGATCAAGTTCGGGCATCCCGGGGCGCTGTGTGAGGTCGCGTGCGCCTATCCGGACCTGACGATCGTCGCGAGTCACGGTGGCTGGCCGTGGGTCACCGAGATGCTCGCGGTGATGTGGAAGCACTCGAACGTCTACGCAGACTTCGGCGCCATCGCCCCGAAGCGCATGGTCGGACCGAGGGGCGGCTGGGAGCCTATCGCGCACTGGATGAACACGATGGTGGCCGACCAGGTCCTCATGGCCACCGACTGGCCGATGATCCGGCACGAACGACTCCTCGCCGAGCTCGACTACCTGGAGCTGAGCGACGAGTCGCGGGCGAAGTTCACCTTCCTCAACGCGGCACGCCTGTTGGACAAGCACTGGGGAATCAAGCTGACGAACAACGACCAGGTAGGAGAACTCTGA
- a CDS encoding PucR family transcriptional regulator: MTEALWPTPSESVRTLIRDIAESLIPRYHEVVDELVAASLADPRYHEIAADPVLAEADARLSVANLKHWLTSNIADPGRRVPTHASQEIKIYARDVVLRELTTDDVASWRATHRVTWHWWLNECFAATDDTDVLHELVEVSANSLTAFVDDSIAALADYIQAVREELAGGPQLQRYATVELLLHGSNIEPSRAEAQLGYALTGSHVGAIIWADSEEDVGGLEPAAEQIMRACGAVSRLTVVAGTAALWLWMPSRLVPEVSDVADRIKHIKGIRVAFGRMSASVAGFRRTHMDAAAAQRLLARLNSRLSIVRYEDVQLVDLMSADPALAAQYVLDVLGEFADADPVLHQTVLTCVQAGFNRSSAAERLYTHRNTIDRRLARIDELLPKPLASDPAGVVAALTLLNIRTGH, encoded by the coding sequence GTGACCGAAGCACTCTGGCCGACGCCGTCGGAAAGCGTTCGAACCCTGATTCGCGACATCGCCGAATCGTTGATCCCCCGTTACCACGAGGTCGTCGACGAGCTTGTCGCCGCGTCGCTCGCTGATCCGCGCTACCACGAGATTGCGGCCGATCCAGTCCTCGCCGAGGCCGATGCCCGCCTCAGCGTCGCAAATCTCAAGCACTGGCTGACCTCCAACATCGCCGACCCGGGCCGCCGAGTCCCGACCCATGCGAGCCAGGAGATCAAGATCTACGCTCGCGATGTGGTACTGCGCGAGCTGACCACCGACGACGTCGCCTCGTGGCGTGCGACCCATCGGGTCACCTGGCACTGGTGGCTCAATGAGTGCTTCGCCGCGACCGACGACACAGACGTCCTCCACGAACTGGTCGAGGTGTCGGCGAACTCGCTGACCGCGTTCGTCGACGATTCGATCGCCGCTCTCGCCGACTACATCCAAGCGGTCCGCGAGGAGCTCGCCGGCGGACCACAACTCCAGCGATACGCGACTGTCGAACTGCTGTTGCACGGATCTAACATCGAGCCGTCGCGTGCGGAGGCACAACTGGGATACGCGTTGACCGGGTCGCATGTCGGCGCCATCATCTGGGCGGACTCCGAAGAGGACGTGGGTGGTCTCGAACCGGCCGCGGAGCAGATCATGCGCGCCTGCGGCGCCGTCTCACGTTTGACCGTGGTGGCCGGCACCGCAGCGTTGTGGTTGTGGATGCCGTCGCGACTCGTCCCCGAGGTGTCGGACGTGGCGGACCGCATCAAGCACATCAAAGGGATCCGTGTGGCCTTCGGCCGGATGTCTGCCAGCGTCGCGGGGTTCCGGCGAACTCACATGGATGCAGCAGCGGCTCAGCGACTGCTGGCCCGTCTCAATTCCAGACTGTCGATCGTGCGATACGAGGATGTACAGCTGGTCGATCTGATGTCGGCCGACCCGGCCCTCGCGGCCCAGTACGTCCTGGACGTTCTCGGTGAGTTCGCGGATGCGGATCCGGTTCTGCACCAGACGGTCCTGACCTGCGTTCAGGCGGGGTTCAACCGGTCGAGCGCAGCCGAACGCCTCTACACGCACCGCAACACCATCGACCGCAGACTCGCGCGCATCGACGAGTTGCTGCCGAAACCGTTGGCCAGCGACCCCGCTGGAGTCGTCGCAGCACTCACGCTGCTGAACATCCGCACCGGCCACTGA
- a CDS encoding Zn-dependent alcohol dehydrogenase, translating to MKVKAAVFERVGEPIHVEELDLEDPKRGEVLVRLEAAGVCHSDYHVVKGEWESAGPLVLGHEGAGVVEKIGPGVTSVSVGDHVVLSWVPYCGTCAYCMAGKPALCPKVEETAYQNVQYDGTSRLSRGDESVPSYLATGAFADRVIVHETGAVPIRKDAPLDRAALVGCAVATGVGAVLNTADVQPGDTVLVFGCGGVGLSVIMGAGLVSAGQIIAVDMSDKALELAKSLGATAIINPSRDDVATTVRGLVDERGVDWAFEAIGLKPTIEQAYELISPGGTVVVVGQSADGVTIEIDPMVMSDREKSIIGCNYGSSRPAIDFPRLIDLYMQGKLDLDRLVGHTSSINEVNEAFTRMGQGEGGRTVILYDHA from the coding sequence ATGAAGGTGAAGGCAGCAGTTTTCGAACGGGTGGGGGAACCTATCCACGTCGAGGAACTCGATCTGGAAGACCCCAAGCGGGGCGAGGTTCTTGTCCGGCTCGAGGCCGCCGGCGTGTGCCACAGCGACTACCACGTCGTGAAGGGTGAGTGGGAGTCTGCCGGACCGCTGGTCCTCGGACACGAAGGCGCCGGCGTCGTCGAGAAGATCGGCCCGGGTGTCACTTCGGTGTCCGTCGGCGACCACGTCGTCCTGTCGTGGGTCCCGTACTGCGGCACCTGTGCATACTGCATGGCCGGCAAACCGGCCCTGTGCCCGAAGGTCGAGGAGACCGCCTACCAGAACGTCCAGTACGACGGCACGTCCCGACTCTCCCGCGGCGACGAATCGGTACCGAGCTACCTCGCGACCGGTGCGTTCGCAGATCGGGTCATCGTCCACGAAACCGGTGCGGTGCCCATTCGCAAGGACGCCCCGCTCGACCGCGCCGCCCTGGTCGGATGTGCTGTCGCCACCGGTGTGGGGGCGGTCTTGAACACCGCAGACGTCCAGCCCGGCGACACCGTCCTGGTGTTCGGCTGCGGCGGCGTGGGCCTGTCGGTGATCATGGGGGCCGGCCTCGTGTCGGCGGGTCAGATCATCGCGGTCGACATGAGCGACAAGGCCCTCGAGCTGGCGAAGTCGCTGGGCGCCACCGCCATTATCAATCCGTCGCGCGATGATGTCGCGACCACTGTCCGGGGGTTGGTCGACGAGCGCGGCGTCGATTGGGCGTTCGAGGCGATCGGTCTCAAGCCGACCATCGAGCAGGCGTACGAACTCATCAGCCCGGGCGGCACGGTTGTCGTCGTCGGCCAGTCCGCGGACGGTGTCACTATCGAGATCGACCCGATGGTGATGTCGGACCGGGAGAAGTCGATCATCGGCTGCAATTACGGAAGCAGCCGCCCCGCAATCGACTTCCCGCGTCTTATCGATCTCTACATGCAGGGCAAGCTCGACCTCGACCGTCTGGTGGGTCATACGAGTTCCATCAACGAGGTCAACGAAGCCTTCACGCGAATGGGGCAGGGCGAGGGCGGACGCACTGTCATCCTCTACGACCACGCGTAA
- a CDS encoding purine-cytosine permease family protein, with amino-acid sequence MKAESHGIEFIPQSERYGHPRRLFSIWFSANMQVTTMVVGALGVVAGLGLTWVVLGLVLGNLVGGIFMAGHSAQGPHLGIPQMIQSRAQFGVYGAGIPLAAVVVAYVLFFAANAVMMRDAVERALPVGDNTALILFGTVTLVVAFFGYELIHRLGVVMAWASGLLFAAVFVIVSLSDEPGAAIVESIPSTSFSLPIFLLVFTQALSWSLGFGPFVADYSRYLPETVSSRATFMYSYAGQVLGASIVMVIGAVVTSAAVDVQASPAIGIAALFGPLGSVGLIVLLLGVVMFNVLCLYSGFMSTVTIFSSMRGSNTIRPGTKLLIMSAIAAVGTVVAIATQHDFYTFFGDILVAQVYFLVPWTAINLVDFYVVRKGKYRIRDVFDPDGTYGRFNVPTIAIFVVSVLAQLPFMNLNVYHGPAARWIGADISCVVGLVVPVVLYLAMARIGRLDSRGPADDVSAESSAVPSP; translated from the coding sequence ATGAAAGCCGAGAGTCACGGCATCGAATTCATCCCGCAGTCTGAGCGCTACGGGCATCCGCGCAGACTGTTCAGCATCTGGTTCAGCGCGAACATGCAGGTGACGACCATGGTGGTCGGTGCGTTGGGCGTGGTCGCAGGCCTGGGCCTCACCTGGGTCGTCCTCGGGCTGGTACTGGGCAATCTGGTGGGCGGCATCTTCATGGCCGGGCACTCGGCGCAAGGCCCGCACCTCGGCATACCGCAGATGATCCAGAGCCGGGCGCAGTTCGGCGTGTACGGCGCGGGGATCCCGCTCGCCGCAGTGGTGGTTGCGTACGTGCTCTTCTTCGCGGCGAACGCGGTCATGATGCGCGACGCCGTGGAACGAGCGCTTCCCGTCGGGGACAACACTGCGCTCATCCTGTTCGGCACGGTCACCCTCGTCGTCGCCTTCTTCGGATACGAGCTGATACACCGCCTCGGTGTGGTCATGGCGTGGGCGTCAGGCCTGCTGTTCGCGGCCGTGTTCGTGATCGTGTCGCTGTCCGACGAGCCGGGGGCCGCGATCGTCGAGTCGATTCCCTCGACATCGTTCTCCCTCCCGATATTCCTTCTCGTCTTCACCCAGGCGCTGTCGTGGTCGCTCGGATTCGGCCCGTTCGTCGCGGACTACTCGCGGTACCTGCCGGAGACCGTCTCGTCTCGGGCGACGTTCATGTACAGCTACGCCGGCCAGGTGCTGGGTGCTTCGATCGTGATGGTGATCGGTGCGGTGGTGACTTCGGCGGCGGTCGATGTCCAGGCGAGCCCGGCTATCGGCATCGCCGCCCTGTTCGGACCGCTCGGCTCTGTCGGTCTCATCGTGCTTCTGTTGGGCGTGGTGATGTTCAACGTCCTGTGTCTGTACAGCGGCTTCATGTCGACAGTGACGATCTTCAGCAGCATGCGCGGGTCGAACACGATCCGTCCGGGGACGAAACTGCTCATCATGTCCGCGATAGCGGCTGTCGGAACGGTTGTTGCGATCGCCACCCAGCACGACTTCTACACGTTCTTCGGTGACATCCTCGTCGCCCAGGTCTACTTCCTCGTCCCGTGGACCGCGATCAACCTCGTCGACTTCTACGTGGTGAGGAAGGGCAAATACCGGATCCGCGATGTGTTCGACCCCGACGGGACCTACGGCAGGTTCAATGTCCCCACGATCGCGATCTTCGTGGTGAGCGTCCTCGCCCAGCTACCGTTCATGAATCTGAATGTGTACCACGGGCCGGCCGCCCGATGGATCGGCGCGGACATCAGCTGCGTCGTCGGTCTGGTCGTGCCCGTCGTCCTCTATCTGGCAATGGCACGCATCGGCCGGCTCGATTCGCGAGGCCCGGCCGATGACGTGAGCGCCGAATCCTCAGCTGTTCCATCACCGTGA
- a CDS encoding NAD(P)/FAD-dependent oxidoreductase, with product MGKTRVVIVGAGVVGLSAALQLSEAGNYDITVAETDHIGSGSSSRSVGIVETQYIEHFDIEVRAYGHRFIRALAEQSDLQLHMNGYLRLADSDATLGQYELSVARQRECGVGDAQVLDVDDVKALIPFMEMSDRAGALLGASDFYLDGYLFANLMAARARDNGVTVLQRARVLECEWTADGEAELRTERGTLHADLVVNAAGAWAGRVGEILGAPVTLYPELHHAVTVVSKTAAASRIPSVMDYVPGDGAEGVYLRPEGESEFFAGLHSEQASRSAVDLDDVPLSAVDGDFVAALAESFSTRFPGLEDAQLGSGWSGLFPMSFDSRPLVGPHPANEQVICALGSGGNGIQLSPAIGRTVVEYVRGERPSMAAPGSDWDPQRMPANPGDIAGIQQSTPTSGVRE from the coding sequence ATGGGCAAGACCCGGGTCGTCATTGTCGGAGCGGGAGTCGTCGGACTGTCCGCCGCGCTGCAGTTGTCCGAGGCGGGAAATTACGACATCACGGTCGCCGAGACCGATCACATCGGATCGGGCTCGTCCTCGCGCTCCGTCGGAATCGTCGAGACCCAGTACATCGAGCACTTCGACATCGAGGTGCGGGCGTACGGTCACCGATTCATCCGTGCACTGGCGGAGCAGTCGGATCTGCAGTTGCACATGAACGGGTATCTGAGGCTCGCGGATTCGGATGCGACGCTCGGCCAGTACGAGCTCAGCGTGGCGCGGCAGCGGGAATGCGGCGTGGGCGACGCCCAGGTCCTCGACGTCGACGACGTCAAGGCGCTGATTCCGTTCATGGAGATGTCCGACCGCGCCGGAGCCCTGCTCGGCGCGTCGGACTTCTATCTCGACGGATACCTGTTCGCCAACCTGATGGCGGCACGCGCCCGCGACAACGGCGTCACTGTGCTGCAGCGGGCGCGAGTGCTGGAGTGTGAGTGGACCGCAGACGGTGAAGCCGAGCTGCGCACGGAGCGGGGAACGCTCCACGCGGACCTGGTCGTCAATGCCGCCGGAGCCTGGGCAGGCCGGGTCGGCGAGATCCTGGGCGCCCCGGTGACCCTTTACCCCGAACTGCATCACGCGGTGACGGTCGTGTCGAAGACCGCTGCGGCCTCCCGCATCCCGTCCGTCATGGACTACGTGCCGGGCGACGGCGCCGAGGGCGTCTATCTGCGGCCCGAGGGGGAGTCGGAGTTCTTCGCCGGACTTCACTCGGAGCAGGCGAGCCGTTCCGCGGTCGACCTCGACGACGTCCCGCTCAGTGCCGTCGACGGTGACTTCGTCGCTGCACTCGCCGAATCATTCTCGACCCGGTTCCCTGGGCTCGAGGACGCACAACTCGGTAGCGGCTGGTCCGGACTGTTCCCGATGTCATTCGACAGCCGGCCGTTGGTCGGCCCCCATCCGGCGAACGAACAGGTCATCTGTGCTCTGGGAAGTGGGGGAAACGGGATTCAGCTCTCGCCTGCGATCGGGCGGACCGTCGTCGAATACGTTCGCGGCGAACGCCCGTCGATGGCCGCCCCCGGATCGGACTGGGACCCACAGCGAATGCCGGCAAACCCCGGCGACATAGCCGGCATCCAACAATCGACACCAACGAGTGGAGTTCGAGAATGA
- a CDS encoding FAD-dependent oxidoreductase, producing MNTDTDFVDVIVIGGGLSGLTAARRLIQAGITSIRVLEAKDRVGGRTRLRTLGGGRVVEDGGQLIGPEYHRLQALGEERGIETWPHYDAGKSIIERDGRVLEFSGSMPWSSDPIGSADFAQSLLRLGRLVKSAPADDELGTLEAARLDSTR from the coding sequence GTGAACACCGATACCGATTTCGTTGACGTCATCGTCATTGGCGGAGGTCTTTCCGGCCTGACCGCTGCGCGTCGTCTGATCCAGGCAGGGATCACGTCTATTCGCGTCCTGGAAGCCAAGGACCGGGTGGGTGGGAGAACGCGTCTGCGTACGCTGGGCGGCGGGCGCGTCGTCGAGGACGGCGGGCAGCTGATCGGTCCCGAGTACCACCGGCTCCAAGCGCTCGGTGAGGAACGGGGAATCGAGACCTGGCCTCACTACGACGCCGGCAAGTCCATCATCGAGCGTGATGGACGTGTCCTCGAGTTCAGCGGGTCCATGCCCTGGAGCAGCGATCCGATCGGCTCGGCAGACTTCGCCCAGTCACTGCTTCGCCTCGGACGATTGGTGAAGAGTGCACCGGCCGATGACGAACTGGGCACACTCGAGGCGGCGCGACTCGACTCGACTCGATGA
- a CDS encoding SDR family NAD(P)-dependent oxidoreductase, which produces MPISEALAPDETGPGIFDLTERRVIVTGASRGLGRQLARGLAAFGASVACVARDQAALDETVALIEAQGGKASAYVADLGDPDAVTSLIERVAIDMGGIDVLLNNAGVDHDSPIEETSLETWEKVIEVNNRSVFLMIQAASPYLRASGGYGKVINIASILGTVAMRDNSAYVMSKHAAIGLTKSIALEWGRRGVQVNALCPGFLVTDMTIHSVSDEASSKWITSRTPMGRWGQPSDYVGAAVFLASRASDFMTGQTLYIDGGWTAQ; this is translated from the coding sequence ATGCCGATCAGCGAAGCACTCGCACCGGACGAGACCGGGCCCGGAATCTTCGACCTCACGGAACGACGAGTAATCGTCACGGGTGCGTCCCGCGGCCTCGGACGCCAGCTGGCGCGGGGTCTCGCGGCGTTCGGCGCCTCGGTGGCCTGCGTGGCCCGCGACCAGGCCGCCCTGGACGAGACCGTGGCCCTCATCGAGGCTCAGGGCGGGAAGGCATCGGCGTACGTTGCCGACCTGGGAGATCCCGACGCAGTGACATCGCTCATCGAGCGAGTCGCCATCGACATGGGAGGCATCGACGTCCTCCTCAACAATGCCGGTGTCGATCACGACTCGCCGATCGAAGAGACGAGCCTGGAGACCTGGGAAAAGGTGATCGAGGTCAACAATCGGTCGGTATTTCTGATGATTCAAGCCGCCTCCCCGTACCTCCGGGCCTCGGGCGGCTACGGCAAGGTCATCAATATCGCGTCGATCCTCGGCACCGTCGCGATGCGCGACAACTCCGCGTACGTCATGTCGAAGCATGCGGCGATCGGTCTGACCAAGTCGATCGCCCTCGAGTGGGGTCGTCGCGGCGTCCAGGTCAACGCACTGTGCCCCGGCTTCCTGGTCACGGACATGACCATCCACTCCGTCAGCGATGAAGCCTCCAGTAAGTGGATCACTTCGCGCACACCGATGGGGCGCTGGGGCCAGCCGAGCGATTACGTCGGCGCGGCAGTGTTCCTCGCATCACGAGCTTCGGACTTCATGACAGGCCAGACGCTGTACATCGACGGCGGCTGGACGGCCCAGTAG
- a CDS encoding flavin monoamine oxidase family protein, with the protein MTFMSWVTRTTKTVFARTLWSIIGALTIGSQPGEMSLLYVLRHVRALGGMDSLFASLSGGNERSFTGGSARLAEMMAADLGDRLAVDCPISSVRYHDQSVEVTTVEGEVLRARHVIIAMSPADRESIRFDPPLPAAHRTLGERMSMAHAYKVHVVYSSPFWRDRGLNGSIMTDTGPLILTFDDTPPDSQEGVIVGFGRADGGPNCYLPDAMPSDPAERKRAVLAGLARACGEQAMSPTEYHEFDWTQEPYTVGCIPVWPPGLVTAVGAGFTDPVGPLHWAGSELSPRWAGTMEGAIVTGERAATEVVVRMCTG; encoded by the coding sequence ATGACGTTCATGTCCTGGGTGACACGAACCACCAAGACCGTCTTCGCCCGGACGCTGTGGAGCATCATCGGAGCGTTGACGATCGGCTCCCAGCCGGGCGAGATGTCGCTGCTGTACGTGCTGCGACATGTGCGTGCACTCGGCGGAATGGACTCGTTGTTCGCCTCACTGTCTGGTGGCAATGAACGCTCCTTCACCGGCGGCTCTGCCCGGCTGGCCGAGATGATGGCAGCCGACCTGGGAGATCGCCTCGCGGTCGACTGCCCGATCTCTTCCGTTCGCTACCACGACCAGAGTGTCGAGGTGACGACAGTCGAGGGTGAGGTGCTTCGCGCGCGTCATGTCATCATTGCGATGAGTCCGGCGGATCGTGAGTCGATCCGGTTCGATCCGCCGCTACCTGCGGCACACCGGACGCTGGGCGAACGAATGAGCATGGCACATGCGTACAAGGTGCATGTCGTCTACTCCTCGCCGTTCTGGCGCGACCGCGGACTCAATGGTTCGATCATGACCGATACCGGTCCACTGATCCTCACCTTCGACGACACTCCGCCGGATTCGCAGGAAGGAGTGATCGTCGGATTCGGTCGAGCTGACGGGGGACCGAACTGCTATCTGCCCGACGCCATGCCGTCCGATCCGGCCGAACGTAAGCGAGCGGTGCTAGCGGGCTTGGCGCGCGCGTGCGGTGAGCAGGCTATGAGCCCCACCGAGTACCACGAGTTCGACTGGACGCAGGAGCCGTACACGGTCGGATGCATCCCTGTCTGGCCGCCGGGGTTGGTCACCGCGGTGGGAGCGGGTTTTACCGACCCCGTGGGTCCGCTGCACTGGGCTGGATCAGAACTGTCACCGAGGTGGGCAGGAACGATGGAGGGTGCGATCGTTACCGGCGAGCGGGCGGCAACCGAGGTCGTCGTGCGCATGTGCACTGGTTAG
- a CDS encoding nuclear transport factor 2 family protein, with protein MTEKSESTEMLDRYCAVIRELCDAVAAHDTDHMLRYFDDSCVFVNGVDGRHTAKDGLVEFFQQVWESFPDYAPVPVEMHLNGDVLAVIFRTTATVRVGESEQIVSWLMTSFSTFDPETVTIVRDVYFADEEALEETIQRLHEAATVQ; from the coding sequence ATGACCGAGAAATCTGAATCAACAGAGATGCTCGACCGGTATTGCGCAGTGATCAGGGAGTTGTGCGATGCTGTCGCCGCTCACGACACCGACCACATGCTCCGCTACTTCGACGACTCCTGTGTGTTCGTCAACGGCGTGGACGGACGACACACCGCGAAAGACGGGTTGGTCGAGTTCTTCCAGCAAGTCTGGGAGTCGTTCCCCGATTACGCTCCGGTGCCCGTCGAGATGCACCTGAACGGGGATGTCCTCGCGGTGATCTTCCGGACGACGGCGACTGTTCGTGTCGGGGAATCCGAGCAGATCGTCAGCTGGCTGATGACGTCGTTCTCGACGTTCGACCCGGAGACCGTCACAATCGTGCGCGACGTCTATTTCGCAGACGAAGAAGCGCTCGAAGAGACGATTCAGCGCCTTCACGAGGCCGCGACGGTCCAGTGA